Proteins co-encoded in one Lepeophtheirus salmonis unplaced genomic scaffold, UVic_Lsal_1.4 unplaced_contig_12729_pilon, whole genome shotgun sequence genomic window:
- the LOC121118543 gene encoding uncharacterized protein isoform X2, protein MLPSGVKNVRFSNVESMDIVKVQNNYIGPTEEDTDDEDSMINSSSDDSILRTRATCFLSSLVPHFWPCSKSIRDDYEDDISLEDITSYLHPGAHEYVDEDLEELNASILQKTQSLYILQDKTSTPDKLFTGVLIASTAIAILVLFIYQNFGSGNLGKRHQ, encoded by the exons ATGCTGCCATCCGGAGTCAA GAACGTGCGCTTCAGTAATGTGGAATCAATGGATATCGTCAAGGTACAAAATAACTATATTGGTCCAACAGAAGAGGATACGGACGATGAGGATTCGATGATAAATAGTTCCTCAGATGATTCCATCCTAA GAACAAGAGCGACATGTTTTCTCTCATCTCTAGTCCCTCATTTCTGGCCCTGCTCCAAATCTATAAGAGATGACTACGAGGATGACATTTCTCTGGAGGATATCACATCTTATCTCCATCCAGGAGCTCATGAATACGTAGATGAGGATTTAGAGGAACTCAACGCCTCAATCCTACAGAAAACTCAGAGTCTATACATTCTTCAAGATAAAACATCCACCCCAGACAAACTCTTTACTGGAGTTCTCATTGCCTCAACAGCCATTGCTATTCTTGTACTTTTCATTTATCAAAACTTTGGTTCAGGGAACCTTGGAAAAAGACATCAGTGA